One Fusobacterium sp. genomic region harbors:
- a CDS encoding acetyl-CoA C-acetyltransferase — MAKKIVLAGACRTAIGSMGGALSGVAAADLGALVIKEALNRAGVPAEKVDHVYMGCVIQAGLGQNVARQSSLKAGLPIETPAVTINVVCGSGLNAVNMAAAMIQAGEADIVVAGGTENMSAAPYLLNKARYGYRLGNGEIIDSMINDALWDAFNNYHMGVTAENICDQWGLTREQLDEFAAASQQKAVKAQEEGKFDAEIVPVVIKGKKGDTVVSKDEGPRAGTTAEGIAKLKPAFKKDGMVTAANASSINDGAAAIVVMSEEKAKELGVTPMATWIAGALGGVDPKIMGIGPVTSTKKVLAKTGMTINDFDLIEANEAFAAQSLAVGHDLGFDIAKLNVNGGAIALGHPVGASGCRILVTLLHEMAKRDAKTGLATLCIGGGMGCSTIVKRD; from the coding sequence ATGGCAAAAAAAATAGTTTTAGCAGGAGCATGTCGTACAGCAATTGGATCTATGGGAGGAGCACTAAGTGGAGTTGCAGCAGCAGATTTAGGAGCACTAGTAATAAAAGAAGCATTAAACAGAGCAGGAGTGCCTGCTGAGAAAGTAGATCATGTATACATGGGATGTGTAATTCAAGCAGGGTTAGGGCAAAATGTAGCTCGTCAATCTTCTCTAAAAGCAGGATTGCCAATAGAAACACCTGCAGTAACAATCAATGTAGTTTGTGGTTCAGGATTAAATGCAGTAAATATGGCAGCAGCAATGATTCAAGCTGGAGAAGCTGATATTGTTGTAGCTGGAGGAACTGAAAATATGTCAGCAGCTCCTTATTTACTAAATAAAGCTCGTTATGGATACCGTTTAGGAAATGGAGAAATTATTGATTCAATGATAAATGATGCTCTATGGGATGCATTCAACAATTATCATATGGGAGTAACAGCAGAAAATATTTGTGACCAATGGGGACTGACAAGAGAACAATTAGATGAATTTGCAGCAGCAAGTCAGCAAAAAGCTGTAAAGGCTCAAGAAGAAGGAAAATTTGATGCAGAAATAGTTCCAGTAGTTATAAAAGGTAAAAAAGGAGATACTGTAGTTTCTAAAGATGAAGGACCAAGAGCTGGTACTACAGCTGAAGGAATTGCTAAATTAAAACCAGCATTTAAAAAGGATGGAATGGTTACAGCAGCTAATGCTTCAAGTATCAATGATGGTGCAGCAGCAATAGTTGTAATGAGTGAAGAAAAAGCTAAAGAACTTGGAGTTACTCCAATGGCTACTTGGATAGCTGGAGCTCTTGGAGGAGTAGATCCAAAAATTATGGGAATTGGACCAGTAACTTCTACTAAAAAAGTATTGGCAAAAACTGGAATGACAATAAATGATTTCGATTTAATTGAAGCTAATGAAGCTTTTGCAGCCCAATCACTTGCTGTAGGACATGATCTTGGATTTGACATAGCTAAATTGAATGTAAATGGAGGAGCTATTGCTCTGGGACATCCAGTAGGAGCTTCAGGATGCCGTATTCTTGTAACACTTCTTCATGAAATGGCTAAACGTGATGCTAAAACTGGTCTGGCTACACTTTGCATTGGTGGTGGAATGGGATGTTCTACTATTGTTAAGAGAGACTAA